In Mycobacterium sp. Aquia_216, a genomic segment contains:
- a CDS encoding GNAT family N-acetyltransferase, whose translation MQAISGTVRAASSHDAASIVAIYRPYVENTVISWELEAPSPDEMASRIASAQKAHEWLVLEHDNQVIGFAYGHALISLPSFKWSCETGIYISRDHHRAGWGRRLYAEVLHRLAGRGYRRVFAGITQPNEASNAFHRSFGFEDVGAYRRVYWKHDSWHDVGWMQLDLGPGEQQAPPGPAHQ comes from the coding sequence ATGCAAGCGATCAGCGGCACCGTGCGCGCGGCTTCCTCACACGATGCGGCCTCCATCGTTGCGATCTACCGCCCGTACGTCGAGAACACGGTGATCAGTTGGGAACTCGAGGCTCCGAGCCCAGACGAGATGGCTTCGCGGATAGCGTCCGCCCAAAAAGCTCACGAATGGCTCGTTCTAGAGCATGATAATCAGGTGATCGGCTTTGCCTACGGTCACGCATTGATCAGCCTGCCTTCCTTCAAGTGGTCTTGTGAGACCGGCATCTACATCAGTCGCGATCATCATCGCGCGGGCTGGGGCCGCAGACTCTACGCAGAAGTCCTGCACCGGCTCGCCGGACGCGGCTACCGGCGAGTGTTTGCCGGCATCACCCAACCCAACGAGGCCAGCAACGCATTTCACCGATCCTTCGGGTTCGAAGATGTCGGCGCATACCGGCGCGTCTACTGGAAGCACGACAGCTGGCACGACGTCGGGTGGATGCAACTCGATCTAGGCCCTGGCGAGCAGCAGGCACCGCCGGGCCCAGCTCACCAATAG
- a CDS encoding MFS transporter, translated as MIQDQERADGGKPSTWAPLRNRVYRGLFIAQFISNMGTWMQAVAAQWFLVEKHSSDVIVALVQTVSLGPTLLLGLFAGVLADLFDRRRLLIVLQSYAVLVALALALVTNLGRLTPTALLMFTLAIGFASALTGPAWQAIQPEVVPREQIPAVSVLGSVSANSTRAIGPAIGGIVVAWLGPSAVFAINAVSFSAIIIALRAWNRPKQIVPLERERIGPAIITGLQYVENSPIFRRILLRTALFLFPASAILALLPVAAAHKWHLGAGGYGVALGAIGFGAILGVVAAGPLHERMSDNVLLAASAAAYGLAPLAVVWLPFAAAIPFLMLSGMAWLITLTTLNAAAQLSLPRWVRARGLSVYLLVSTGSQALGAYLWGALATRWGLDDAMLWSAVVLAAVAFSVTALGLRPCTGTESVEVSSAWPTPTLVFEPCPQDGPVLVAVRYHVPPENLDDFIEAMREVRQSRLRTGGHSWRLYHSVEEPNSFLERFTVTSWSEFERQRTERWVDVDHDGVTKAVSYTVDQTRRHEYYVALRTRR; from the coding sequence GTGATTCAGGACCAGGAGCGTGCCGACGGGGGAAAGCCGTCGACGTGGGCACCACTGCGCAATCGCGTGTACCGGGGCCTGTTTATCGCCCAGTTCATCTCCAACATGGGTACGTGGATGCAGGCCGTCGCCGCTCAATGGTTTCTGGTGGAAAAGCACAGCAGTGACGTCATCGTGGCATTGGTTCAGACGGTGAGCCTGGGGCCCACGCTGCTATTGGGATTGTTCGCCGGGGTGCTTGCCGATCTGTTCGACCGGCGTCGGTTACTGATAGTCCTGCAGTCGTATGCCGTCCTGGTCGCGCTCGCCCTGGCGCTGGTGACCAATCTTGGTCGCCTAACTCCGACCGCACTATTGATGTTCACCTTGGCCATCGGCTTTGCTTCGGCACTCACCGGACCAGCCTGGCAGGCGATTCAGCCCGAGGTCGTCCCGCGCGAGCAAATACCGGCCGTGTCCGTTTTAGGCAGTGTCTCGGCCAACTCCACCCGCGCGATCGGGCCGGCAATCGGCGGCATCGTGGTGGCATGGCTCGGCCCCTCCGCGGTCTTCGCGATCAATGCAGTGTCCTTCTCGGCAATCATCATCGCGCTGCGGGCGTGGAATCGACCGAAGCAGATCGTGCCACTCGAGCGCGAACGCATAGGCCCGGCCATCATTACCGGACTGCAATACGTTGAAAACAGTCCAATTTTTCGCAGGATCCTTTTGCGCACAGCCCTTTTCCTGTTTCCTGCCTCGGCCATCCTCGCTTTGCTGCCAGTGGCGGCCGCGCACAAGTGGCACCTGGGAGCCGGCGGCTACGGAGTGGCGCTGGGGGCCATCGGTTTTGGCGCCATTCTCGGCGTCGTAGCAGCGGGACCGTTGCACGAAAGAATGTCGGACAACGTGTTGCTCGCGGCGTCGGCCGCCGCGTACGGCCTCGCCCCGTTGGCCGTGGTCTGGCTGCCGTTCGCCGCTGCGATTCCATTCTTGATGTTGTCGGGCATGGCGTGGCTGATCACCTTGACGACGTTGAATGCCGCAGCGCAACTGTCGTTGCCGCGATGGGTTCGAGCTCGCGGATTGTCGGTGTATCTCTTGGTCTCCACTGGATCTCAGGCACTTGGCGCCTATCTCTGGGGTGCCCTTGCCACGAGGTGGGGGCTTGACGACGCGATGTTGTGGTCGGCGGTCGTGCTGGCCGCGGTTGCCTTCAGCGTTACCGCACTAGGGCTGCGGCCATGCACTGGGACGGAGAGCGTTGAGGTTTCGAGTGCCTGGCCGACCCCGACCCTCGTGTTCGAGCCATGTCCTCAAGATGGACCGGTGCTGGTGGCCGTCCGCTACCACGTGCCACCAGAGAATCTCGACGATTTCATCGAAGCGATGCGGGAAGTCAGGCAGTCACGGCTGCGGACGGGCGGCCACAGTTGGCGGCTCTATCACAGTGTCGAAGAGCCCAACTCGTTTCTGGAGAGGTTCACCGTGACGTCCTGGAGCGAATTTGAGCGCCAGCGCACCGAGCGCTGGGTGGATGTCGATCATGACGGCGTCACGAAGGCGGTCAGCTATACCGTCGATCAAACCCGACGCCACGAGTACTACGTTGCCTTGCGTACGCGCCGGTGA
- a CDS encoding Type 1 glutamine amidotransferase-like domain-containing protein, whose protein sequence is MSDGDRETSIEHFGVQPLYLLADSQLLFWKQRDRLLLEVALDGLAGDTPGSAAYIGASNGDRPEFYEIFEAAMDAIGITNRRMIDSSFGPDDRAFLKGAQLIVLAGGDVRLGWTAFEKTGMKDVILGRYTHGAILVGISAGAVQLGEYGIVEAPRSSTTELLDVFKLVPAVVDTHDEHANWTRLSRTIQSLQGAAIGLGIPSGGGVIVHPDTTLEPLRHPAHRFRFEEPHVTHTLLRTD, encoded by the coding sequence ATGTCCGACGGCGATCGGGAAACGAGCATCGAGCACTTTGGAGTCCAACCGCTCTACCTCCTGGCCGACAGTCAACTGCTGTTCTGGAAGCAGCGGGACCGACTTCTCCTCGAGGTCGCACTCGACGGATTGGCCGGGGACACCCCCGGTAGCGCCGCCTACATCGGTGCCTCCAATGGGGATCGTCCGGAGTTCTACGAGATCTTCGAGGCGGCGATGGATGCGATCGGAATCACCAACCGCCGCATGATCGATTCGTCGTTCGGACCGGACGATCGCGCCTTCTTGAAGGGCGCCCAGTTGATCGTCCTGGCGGGCGGCGATGTGCGTCTCGGGTGGACAGCGTTCGAGAAGACCGGGATGAAAGATGTGATCCTCGGCCGGTATACCCATGGGGCAATACTCGTGGGCATTTCAGCCGGCGCGGTCCAGCTCGGAGAATACGGAATCGTCGAGGCACCGAGATCCTCCACGACCGAGTTGCTCGACGTGTTCAAGCTCGTTCCCGCCGTTGTCGATACGCACGACGAGCACGCCAACTGGACGCGGCTGTCGCGCACAATTCAGTCGCTACAGGGGGCGGCCATCGGACTCGGAATCCCCTCTGGCGGCGGCGTCATCGTGCACCCGGATACCACCCTCGAGCCGTTGCGGCATCCCGCGCACCGATTCCGCTTCGAGGAACCGCACGTCACGCACACACTGCTACGCACCGACTGA
- a CDS encoding STAS domain-containing protein — protein MVAELTLNTDHGPDGTPRVTATGEIDLSNVAQLIQALNKASAGTRRPMTIDLSTVRYLDSAGINALFDHADKVDGLHIIVHRLLVRVLTITGLDKIATLEAAPAGDSGH, from the coding sequence ATGGTCGCAGAGCTAACGCTGAACACCGACCACGGCCCTGACGGGACGCCGCGGGTGACCGCGACGGGGGAGATCGATCTCAGCAATGTCGCCCAGCTCATTCAGGCACTCAATAAGGCGAGCGCGGGGACCCGAAGGCCCATGACCATCGATCTCAGCACGGTCAGGTACTTGGACAGCGCGGGAATCAACGCGCTTTTCGACCATGCCGACAAAGTGGACGGTTTGCACATCATCGTCCACCGCTTGCTCGTTCGGGTCCTCACGATCACCGGCCTCGATAAGATTGCGACCCTCGAAGCTGCCCCGGCCGGGGATTCCGGCCACTAA